The following proteins come from a genomic window of Desulfurellaceae bacterium:
- a CDS encoding amidohydrolase — MTTASERFPYPGAIDADGHILEPPDVWEQYMEPQYRDRAIRISKDRDGLEILEIGGGPSKYRRPGQLGQSGAMGKSGDELKPHPDKTYVGEAPFGSMDPKERVALLDQDGLDKAIIYPTLGLAWETEDVDDLALQAAYARAYNRWVVDFCSDSDGRLVPIAHISFGDPQEAARELERAVTSGAKGAFFVPFTPTNKSHAHPDYDPFWAKAQELDVPVGIHPSGEPPAKRVHQRFRDMQKWAMWHFNVHGGQGPLQAFTALFQYGLFDKFPKVKVVVLESGAGWAGYLLNRMDAVYDSPLGESVPLKEKPSHYFYRQCWVSGDPDEKAFGHVVDFVGADKFFWASDFPHLDHPGNYMDELKELVEPMPDATRQKVIGQNVTEVYGL; from the coding sequence ATGACAACAGCATCTGAGCGTTTTCCGTATCCCGGCGCGATTGACGCCGACGGCCATATTCTTGAGCCGCCCGATGTGTGGGAGCAGTACATGGAGCCCCAGTATCGAGACCGGGCGATCCGCATCAGCAAAGATCGGGACGGACTGGAAATCCTGGAAATCGGTGGGGGACCGTCCAAGTACCGCCGCCCCGGCCAGCTCGGCCAGTCGGGCGCCATGGGCAAGAGTGGCGACGAACTCAAACCCCACCCCGACAAGACCTATGTGGGCGAGGCGCCGTTCGGCTCCATGGACCCCAAGGAGCGGGTCGCGCTGCTCGACCAGGACGGCCTGGACAAGGCCATCATCTATCCGACCCTGGGGCTGGCCTGGGAAACCGAAGACGTGGACGACCTGGCACTGCAAGCCGCCTATGCGCGGGCCTATAACCGCTGGGTGGTGGACTTCTGTTCCGACTCGGACGGCCGCCTCGTTCCCATTGCTCATATTTCCTTTGGCGACCCCCAGGAGGCGGCGCGCGAGCTCGAACGGGCGGTCACCAGCGGTGCCAAGGGCGCCTTTTTTGTGCCCTTCACGCCGACCAACAAGTCGCACGCCCACCCGGATTACGACCCCTTCTGGGCCAAAGCCCAGGAGCTCGACGTGCCGGTCGGCATTCATCCCAGCGGCGAGCCGCCGGCCAAGCGGGTCCATCAGCGCTTCCGCGATATGCAGAAGTGGGCTATGTGGCACTTCAACGTTCACGGCGGGCAAGGCCCCTTGCAAGCCTTTACGGCCCTGTTCCAGTACGGCCTGTTCGACAAGTTCCCCAAGGTCAAAGTCGTCGTGCTGGAGTCCGGCGCGGGCTGGGCCGGCTATCTGCTCAACCGCATGGACGCCGTGTATGACAGCCCGCTGGGCGAGTCGGTGCCGCTCAAAGAGAAGCCGAGTCATTATTTCTATCGGCAGTGCTGGGTGTCGGGCGATCCCGACGAAAAAGCCTTCGGTCACGTGGTCGATTTTGTCGGGGCGGACAAATTCTTCTGGGCCTCGGACTTTCCGCACCTGGACCATCCGGGCAAC
- a CDS encoding amidohydrolase family protein, which produces MAEYDLLIKNGTIVDGLRTPAYRGDLAIRNGKIAAMGNITGGATRVIDATGCVVAPGFMDIHTHYDAALTGWDPYATLSGWHGVTSVAIGNCGFGFAPVRPEDQERAMLRMERTETIPLSIMQSSMRWDWETFPEFLDSLERNKVGVNTASLVPYSPLRAWVMGNEAARDPDYTASSDQVARIKHVLREALQAGGFGFSGSFSMSNRDYDGGYLPTQVAPREELLEMAEVMREFNRGSIEWTMGSALQGLGLDFLLELAKTSGRPVNWNAIVSDSNNPDGWRKQLAWSEQAYREAIVLPVDICVPIERDFTLETMGLFDQLPAWNEATVGTLEERKAKLADPARRPALRQDMEKRRRMIVPSKDSDGEQGQVGMINWQATVIDDVHLEKNEPLRGKTIAQIAQEQGKHPVDAMLDLAVEEDLKTEFAMQDSLNSDEDSVGQILKHPLTLIGASDGGAHTKFLTLGRYPTHFLAHWIRDKQIMSLEEAHWRLSTMLGWAIGIRDRGWLREDMPADIVVYDLEKLQVLPMETITDLPNNDWRRVQKADGYRYTIVNGQITFEGQKCTGALPGKVLRSYDMAAA; this is translated from the coding sequence ATGGCGGAGTATGATCTGTTAATCAAAAACGGCACGATCGTCGACGGCTTACGCACCCCTGCGTACCGTGGGGATCTGGCCATCCGCAACGGCAAGATCGCGGCGATGGGAAATATCACCGGCGGCGCGACGCGTGTCATCGACGCCACCGGCTGCGTAGTGGCGCCTGGCTTCATGGACATCCACACCCACTACGACGCGGCCCTGACCGGCTGGGACCCCTACGCCACGCTATCCGGCTGGCACGGGGTGACCAGCGTCGCCATCGGCAACTGCGGCTTTGGTTTTGCCCCGGTCCGGCCCGAGGATCAGGAGCGGGCGATGCTGCGCATGGAGCGTACCGAGACCATTCCGCTGTCCATCATGCAGTCCTCGATGCGCTGGGACTGGGAGACCTTTCCCGAGTTTCTGGACAGCCTGGAACGCAACAAGGTCGGAGTGAATACCGCCTCGCTGGTACCCTACTCGCCGCTGCGCGCCTGGGTCATGGGCAATGAGGCGGCCCGCGATCCCGATTACACGGCGAGTTCGGATCAGGTCGCGCGTATCAAGCACGTGTTGCGCGAAGCCTTGCAGGCCGGCGGCTTCGGCTTTTCGGGCTCGTTCAGCATGTCCAACCGGGACTATGACGGCGGCTATCTGCCGACCCAGGTCGCACCCCGGGAAGAACTCCTGGAAATGGCCGAGGTCATGCGCGAGTTCAACCGCGGCTCGATCGAGTGGACCATGGGGTCGGCTCTCCAGGGCTTGGGGCTGGATTTCCTGCTGGAACTGGCCAAGACCAGCGGCCGGCCGGTGAACTGGAACGCCATCGTGTCCGACTCCAACAACCCCGACGGCTGGCGCAAGCAGCTGGCCTGGAGTGAGCAGGCCTACCGTGAGGCGATTGTCCTGCCGGTCGATATCTGTGTGCCGATTGAGCGCGATTTCACCCTGGAGACCATGGGCCTGTTCGACCAGCTGCCGGCCTGGAACGAGGCCACCGTCGGCACCCTCGAAGAGCGCAAGGCCAAACTGGCCGACCCGGCCCGGCGTCCGGCGCTGCGCCAGGACATGGAGAAGCGGCGGCGCATGATCGTACCGTCCAAAGACAGCGACGGCGAGCAGGGTCAGGTGGGGATGATCAACTGGCAGGCGACGGTTATCGACGATGTCCACCTGGAGAAGAACGAGCCGCTGCGGGGCAAGACCATCGCCCAGATTGCCCAGGAGCAGGGCAAGCATCCGGTCGATGCCATGTTGGATCTGGCGGTTGAGGAAGACCTCAAGACCGAGTTTGCCATGCAGGACTCGCTCAACAGTGATGAAGACTCCGTCGGTCAGATCCTCAAACACCCGCTGACCCTGATCGGCGCCTCGGACGGCGGCGCGCATACCAAGTTTCTGACCCTGGGCCGCTACCCGACCCACTTCCTGGCCCACTGGATTCGCGACAAGCAGATCATGAGCCTGGAAGAGGCGCACTGGCGGCTGTCCACCATGCTGGGCTGGGCCATCGGCATCCGTGACCGTGGCTGGCTACGTGAAGACATGCCGGCCGACATCGTGGTGTACGATCTGGAAAAGCTCCAGGTGTTGCCGATGGAGACCATCACCGACCTGCCCAACAACGACTGGCGACGGGTGCAGAAGGCCGACGGCTATCGCTACACGATCGTCAACGGCCAGATTACCTTTGAGGGCCAGAAGTGTACCGGCGCACTGCCGGGCAAGGTTTTGCGCAGCTACGACATGGCCGCAGCCTAG
- a CDS encoding MFS transporter codes for MSTPSPAPATPTRTRWLIIGLLYCTYVLMFIDRINISIAAKYIMPEYGLSDVQFGWIFSAFVLGYAVSQIPGGWLGDRFGPRGVMAVAILWWSFFTAVTALAGELFLASLIGIVGSFLVVRVLIGIGEAVAPPNGNRVIANWAAPQERGLAVGITVSGSSLGGALTPPFIVWVMVTWGWRAAFYIAGAIGIVLAVVWYWLVRDRPEQHPWVNAAEREYIAQAPTAEQDEPDAAGPALGPVPWRTLLSCPSLWLVTAAYTVLGYIGYIYLSWFYLYLVNVLHFSVESGGLYGMAPFMAGAIGAPFGGWLTDRLSQRFGKRVGRCGVGFVSMLLTAGLIAIGASVTNPYLAVLFLALGAGTLFLGVAAYFATTIDLAKTYAGTLGGFMNMGGNLGGTLSPTLTPLLAQHYGWDSALYTAAGLAAVASLFWLGVHPQRPIRLEARAT; via the coding sequence ATGTCTACACCCAGTCCCGCACCAGCGACACCGACCCGGACCCGCTGGCTGATTATCGGCCTGCTGTACTGCACCTATGTGCTGATGTTCATCGACCGGATCAACATCTCCATTGCGGCCAAGTACATCATGCCCGAGTACGGCCTCAGCGATGTGCAGTTCGGCTGGATTTTCAGCGCCTTTGTGTTGGGCTATGCCGTATCCCAGATTCCGGGCGGCTGGCTGGGCGACCGCTTCGGACCCAGGGGCGTGATGGCCGTAGCGATCCTGTGGTGGTCGTTTTTTACCGCCGTGACCGCGCTGGCCGGCGAGCTGTTTCTGGCCTCGCTCATCGGCATCGTGGGCTCGTTTCTGGTTGTCCGGGTGCTGATCGGTATCGGCGAGGCGGTCGCCCCGCCGAACGGCAACCGGGTGATCGCCAACTGGGCCGCACCCCAGGAACGCGGTCTGGCGGTCGGCATTACGGTCAGCGGCAGCTCGCTGGGCGGGGCGCTGACGCCGCCCTTCATTGTCTGGGTGATGGTCACCTGGGGCTGGCGAGCGGCCTTTTATATTGCCGGCGCCATCGGCATCGTCCTGGCCGTGGTGTGGTACTGGCTGGTTCGCGACCGGCCCGAGCAGCACCCGTGGGTCAACGCCGCAGAGCGGGAGTATATTGCCCAGGCGCCGACGGCTGAGCAGGACGAGCCCGACGCTGCCGGGCCGGCGCTCGGCCCGGTTCCGTGGCGGACGCTGCTCAGCTGTCCGAGCCTGTGGCTGGTGACCGCCGCCTACACGGTGCTCGGCTATATCGGCTACATCTATCTGTCGTGGTTCTACCTGTATCTGGTCAACGTGCTGCACTTCTCGGTCGAGAGCGGCGGGCTGTACGGCATGGCGCCGTTTATGGCCGGGGCGATAGGCGCGCCGTTCGGCGGCTGGCTGACCGACCGCCTGAGCCAGCGCTTCGGCAAACGCGTCGGCCGCTGCGGGGTCGGGTTTGTCAGCATGCTGCTGACCGCCGGACTGATCGCTATCGGCGCCAGCGTGACAAACCCCTACCTGGCCGTGCTCTTCCTGGCGCTGGGCGCGGGAACCCTGTTTTTGGGGGTGGCAGCCTACTTTGCCACAACGATTGACCTGGCCAAAACCTATGCCGGCACGCTGGGCGGCTTCATGAACATGGGCGGCAATCTGGGCGGGACGCTGTCGCCGACCCTGACCCCGCTGCTGGCCCAGCACTACGGCTGGGACAGCGCGCTGTACACGGCCGCCGGGCTGGCGGCCGTGGCCTCTCTGTTTTGGCTGGGAGTCCACCCCCAACGCCCCATCCGGCTGGAAGCCCGAGCGACGTAG
- a CDS encoding amidohydrolase family protein has product MAEYDIVIKNGTIVDGSGAPGFRADLAVSGGRIVELGEVTGSAARLIDASDLIVAPGFIDPHTHYDAQLCWDPLITCSSWHGVTSVIVGNCGVGLAPCKPAERDIATSNLVHVEAIPYEVLNKGLPWDWESFPQYMDAAAQRGLGINVGFLAALSPFRQFVMGNEAMEREATAAETAHIRSLLDEALEAGALGLSLTVLPQHLGYKAQPLACRLASHDELRAYAGLLRERGQGTIEVALTRKPSAVSDREYALLELLVSESERPVTWLNLRDRDDDPEAWTNTLERVAPLLERGSRPQVAVRPLVVEFNLRNPFLFAAMRSTKPVFGDAAPEDQKRTYADPEFRRAFGAELERSTVFHDIWQRTKVKEVTSPALKAVEWKTIDDIAQQRGAAPLDAFFDIALEDDLGLDYMLPLLDINEERVAKKFSDPRTLIGISDGGAHVDMLCNAGYPSYLLGTFVREKQALSVEHAVRRITTEPAQFFGINDRGALRVGLAADITVFDLNTIDSPERPEVRQDLPGGGRRLVTQAEGIQYTIVNGQVLYEGQRQTGVLPGQVIRGGQPA; this is encoded by the coding sequence ATGGCCGAATATGACATCGTCATTAAGAATGGAACCATCGTTGACGGCAGTGGCGCGCCCGGCTTCCGGGCCGACCTGGCGGTAAGTGGGGGGCGTATTGTCGAACTTGGCGAGGTCACGGGTAGCGCCGCGCGGCTGATCGACGCGTCCGACCTGATTGTCGCGCCCGGCTTTATCGATCCGCATACCCACTACGACGCCCAGCTGTGCTGGGACCCGCTGATCACCTGTTCGTCGTGGCACGGGGTGACCAGCGTGATCGTGGGCAACTGTGGCGTTGGGCTGGCGCCGTGCAAGCCCGCCGAACGGGATATCGCCACCTCCAATCTGGTCCACGTCGAGGCCATTCCGTATGAGGTGTTGAACAAGGGCCTGCCCTGGGACTGGGAAAGCTTTCCGCAGTATATGGATGCCGCCGCCCAGCGCGGGTTGGGCATCAACGTCGGCTTTCTGGCCGCCCTGTCACCCTTCCGCCAGTTTGTGATGGGCAATGAGGCCATGGAGCGTGAGGCCACCGCAGCCGAAACCGCGCACATCCGCAGCCTGCTGGACGAGGCGCTTGAGGCCGGCGCCCTGGGTCTGTCGCTGACCGTCCTGCCTCAGCATCTCGGCTACAAGGCTCAGCCCCTGGCCTGTCGGCTGGCCAGTCATGACGAGCTGCGCGCCTACGCCGGCCTGCTGCGCGAACGCGGCCAGGGGACGATTGAGGTGGCCCTGACCAGAAAGCCCAGCGCGGTGTCCGACAGGGAGTACGCGCTGCTGGAGTTGCTGGTTTCCGAGAGCGAGCGTCCGGTCACCTGGCTCAATCTGCGCGACCGCGACGACGATCCCGAGGCGTGGACCAACACCCTGGAACGCGTCGCCCCGCTGCTTGAACGCGGCAGCCGGCCCCAGGTGGCGGTGCGGCCGCTGGTGGTGGAGTTCAATCTGCGCAACCCGTTCCTGTTCGCCGCCATGCGCTCGACCAAGCCGGTGTTCGGCGACGCCGCGCCCGAGGATCAGAAACGCACCTATGCCGACCCCGAGTTCCGCCGCGCGTTTGGGGCTGAGCTGGAGCGCAGCACGGTCTTTCATGACATCTGGCAACGGACCAAGGTGAAGGAAGTCACCAGCCCGGCGCTCAAGGCGGTCGAGTGGAAGACGATAGACGACATCGCCCAGCAGCGCGGTGCAGCGCCCCTGGACGCCTTCTTTGATATCGCCCTTGAGGACGACCTGGGGCTCGACTACATGCTGCCGCTGCTCGACATCAACGAGGAGCGGGTGGCGAAAAAATTCAGCGACCCGCGCACCCTGATCGGCATCTCTGACGGCGGGGCGCACGTGGACATGCTGTGCAACGCCGGCTACCCGAGCTATCTGCTGGGGACCTTTGTGAGAGAAAAGCAGGCGCTGAGCGTCGAACACGCGGTACGGCGCATTACCACAGAACCGGCCCAGTTCTTCGGCATCAACGACCGTGGCGCGCTGCGGGTCGGGCTGGCTGCGGACATCACCGTTTTTGACCTGAACACCATCGACTCCCCCGAGCGTCCGGAAGTTCGCCAGGACTTGCCGGGCGGCGGGCGCCGTCTGGTGACCCAGGCCGAAGGCATCCAGTACACCATCGTCAACGGTCAGGTCTTGTACGAGGGCCAACGCCAGACCGGCGTCCTGCCCGGCCAGGTCATCCGAGGCGGGCAGCCGGCCTGA
- a CDS encoding amidohydrolase family protein — MSIQHVISADSHMVEPGDLWLERLDRKYRDDAPRVVKNEQSKAAPYVFVGPGIHPLTVAGVFAAGRSGDALREHMQSGYEAARPSGWDPVERLKDQDLDGVVAEVLYSSLGIVLLGMPDGELQQACLRVYNDWLAEFCAHDPQRLVGIGLYPLSALPDVSEIERCVKLGLKGVLILASDTLELPYSDERFEPLWQVCAEAGLPISLHKPLVSGMPRTAAMPTPADLQIHVIHVVEQCLTRMVYGGVFERFPELKMVSAENDVGWMPNWVHRLDHVHAKIPDTKRLPLKPSEYVRRNIWGTFQDDPIGPATWQFFGQHNYMWASDFPHADSTFPHSLKIIGQHFADIPAEVTRNIVFDNAKRLYGIEVG; from the coding sequence ATGTCGATACAACATGTGATTTCAGCCGATTCGCATATGGTTGAGCCGGGTGACCTGTGGCTCGAACGGCTCGACCGCAAATATCGTGACGACGCCCCGCGGGTCGTCAAAAACGAGCAGTCCAAGGCCGCGCCGTATGTGTTTGTCGGGCCTGGCATTCATCCGCTGACGGTGGCCGGCGTGTTTGCCGCCGGACGCAGCGGCGATGCGCTGCGCGAACACATGCAGAGCGGCTACGAGGCCGCCCGGCCCAGCGGCTGGGACCCGGTCGAGCGTCTGAAGGATCAAGACCTGGACGGCGTGGTAGCCGAGGTCTTGTATTCCAGCCTGGGAATCGTCCTGCTGGGCATGCCGGACGGCGAACTGCAACAGGCGTGTCTGCGCGTGTATAACGACTGGCTGGCCGAGTTCTGCGCCCACGACCCACAGCGTCTGGTCGGCATCGGCCTGTATCCGCTCAGCGCCCTGCCCGATGTGTCGGAGATCGAACGCTGCGTAAAGCTCGGACTCAAAGGCGTCCTGATCCTGGCCTCCGATACGCTGGAGCTGCCCTACAGCGACGAGCGCTTCGAGCCGCTGTGGCAGGTGTGCGCCGAGGCCGGGCTGCCCATCTCACTGCACAAACCCCTGGTGTCCGGCATGCCACGGACCGCAGCCATGCCAACCCCGGCCGACCTCCAGATTCATGTCATCCACGTTGTCGAGCAGTGTCTGACCCGGATGGTGTACGGCGGCGTGTTCGAGCGCTTCCCCGAGCTGAAGATGGTCTCGGCCGAGAATGACGTGGGCTGGATGCCGAACTGGGTGCACCGGCTCGACCACGTGCACGCCAAGATCCCCGATACCAAACGCCTGCCGCTCAAACCCAGCGAGTACGTGCGGCGCAACATCTGGGGCACCTTTCAGGACGATCCGATCGGCCCGGCGACGTGGCAGTTCTTCGGTCAACATAACTATATGTGGGCGTCGGACTTTCCCCACGCCGACTCGACCTTCCCCCATTCGCTCAAGATTATCGGCCAGCATTTTGCCGATATCCCGGCCGAGGTGACGCGCAACATCGTGTTTGACAACGCCAAGCGCCTGTATGGCATTGAAGTAGGCTGA
- a CDS encoding nuclear transport factor 2 family protein, which yields MDMTELERRLTRMEDIEAIKQLKAEYCDICDDDHNPDRITTIFAEDGIWEGAGFGKAQGHAAIRELFKKFQTLISFSQHQVLNPVIKIDGDQATGIWYFFGPFTFYKNNQAKWLAARYQDDYVKVNGEWKIQHLRARGRMSTDYEKSWADTA from the coding sequence ATGGACATGACCGAACTCGAACGACGGCTGACCCGCATGGAAGACATTGAGGCCATCAAGCAGCTCAAGGCCGAATACTGCGACATCTGCGACGATGACCATAATCCCGACCGTATCACCACGATTTTTGCCGAAGATGGTATCTGGGAAGGCGCCGGTTTCGGCAAAGCCCAGGGACATGCGGCCATCCGCGAGCTGTTCAAGAAATTCCAGACCCTGATCAGCTTCTCCCAGCACCAGGTGCTGAACCCGGTCATCAAGATTGACGGCGACCAGGCCACCGGTATCTGGTACTTTTTCGGGCCGTTTACGTTCTACAAAAACAACCAGGCCAAGTGGCTGGCCGCCCGCTACCAGGACGACTATGTCAAGGTGAACGGCGAGTGGAAGATCCAGCACCTGCGGGCGCGTGGACGGATGAGTACCGATTACGAAAAGAGCTGGGCCGACACAGCCTGA
- a CDS encoding HAD-IA family hydrolase, protein MLKYILWDHDGVLVDTEHWYFVSTQQALAELGIYFDKDEYVAHTTSGRTMWELARQRGVSEDIIAVHRRNRDRYYQAHLRTEDIEIPGVLDVLAELSQFFSMAIVTTAKKADFALIHQDRTIVSYMDFVVANGDYARSKPAPDPYLTALERFGAQPHEAIAIEDSERGLRSAVAAGLECIMIEHAFTQSQDFSRASRVVRSIRDLPAILIGRQARPISG, encoded by the coding sequence ATGCTGAAGTATATTCTGTGGGACCACGACGGTGTGTTGGTCGACACCGAGCACTGGTACTTTGTCTCGACCCAACAGGCCCTGGCCGAACTCGGCATATATTTTGACAAGGACGAATACGTGGCGCACACGACCAGCGGCCGGACGATGTGGGAGCTGGCCAGGCAGCGGGGTGTCTCGGAGGACATCATCGCCGTCCACCGCCGCAACCGGGACCGCTATTATCAGGCGCATCTGCGGACCGAGGATATTGAGATTCCGGGCGTGCTGGACGTGCTGGCCGAGCTGTCGCAGTTCTTTTCCATGGCGATTGTGACCACGGCCAAGAAGGCCGACTTTGCCCTGATCCACCAGGACCGGACGATTGTGTCCTACATGGACTTTGTTGTTGCCAACGGCGATTATGCGCGCAGCAAACCGGCCCCCGACCCCTATCTGACGGCCCTGGAGCGCTTCGGGGCTCAGCCCCACGAGGCGATTGCGATTGAGGATTCCGAGCGCGGTTTGCGCTCGGCGGTAGCCGCCGGTCTTGAGTGCATCATGATCGAACACGCGTTCACCCAGTCCCAGGACTTCTCGCGTGCCAGCCGCGTCGTGCGATCAATCCGCGACCTGCCGGCCATCCTGATCGGTCGACAGGCAAGACCTATTTCAGGCTGA